One genomic window of Bradyrhizobium sp. B124 includes the following:
- the dapB gene encoding 4-hydroxy-tetrahydrodipicolinate reductase: MADMRLIVAGAGGRMGRTLTRVISETPGAVLVGALEAPGSELLGKDAGVLAGLPANDVKLSADLWSMSAAADGILDFTVPAATIANVAIAAERGLVHVIGTTGLSQSDDAVIRSVTNRAIVVKSGNMSLGVNLLAALVKRVAQSLDQSFDIEILEMHHKSKIDAPSGTALMLGEAAAAGRKIALEQHSARGRDGLTGARRAGDIGFASLRGGTAAGDHSVIFAGPSERITLSHHAEDRALFAQGALKAALWAHGKKPGMYSMTDVLGLSD, translated from the coding sequence ATGGCTGACATGCGTCTGATTGTTGCGGGAGCCGGCGGCCGGATGGGCCGCACGCTGACGCGGGTGATTTCCGAAACCCCGGGGGCGGTGCTGGTCGGCGCGCTGGAAGCGCCGGGCTCGGAACTGCTCGGCAAGGACGCCGGCGTGCTCGCCGGCCTTCCCGCCAATGACGTCAAGCTGTCGGCCGATCTGTGGTCGATGTCCGCGGCTGCCGACGGCATCCTGGATTTCACCGTGCCGGCCGCGACCATCGCCAATGTCGCCATCGCGGCCGAGCGCGGCCTTGTTCACGTCATCGGCACCACCGGCCTGTCGCAATCCGACGATGCGGTGATCCGCAGCGTCACCAACCGCGCCATCGTGGTGAAGTCGGGCAATATGAGCCTCGGCGTCAATCTGCTTGCCGCGCTGGTCAAGCGCGTCGCGCAGTCACTCGACCAGAGCTTTGACATCGAAATTCTCGAGATGCACCACAAGTCCAAGATCGATGCGCCGTCGGGCACCGCCTTGATGCTCGGCGAAGCCGCCGCCGCAGGACGCAAGATCGCGCTGGAGCAGCATTCGGCGCGCGGCCGCGACGGCCTGACCGGCGCACGGCGCGCCGGCGATATCGGCTTTGCCTCGCTGCGCGGCGGCACCGCGGCCGGCGATCACAGCGTGATCTTTGCCGGCCCGTCGGAGCGCATCACGCTCTCGCATCATGCCGAGGACCGCGCGCTGTTCGCGCAGGGGGCGCTGAAGGCGGCGCTGTGGGCGCACGGCAAGAAGCCCGGCATGTATTCGATGACCGACGTTCTCGGGTTGAGCGACTGA
- a CDS encoding bifunctional helix-turn-helix domain-containing protein/methylated-DNA--[protein]-cysteine S-methyltransferase — MMTLAIHDQRLAKPGFHQSAALRDYDSVRRAIAFISEHWRAQPTIEAMADAAAVTPDELHHLFRRWAGLTPKAFMQALTLDHAKNLLRDSASVLDAALDSGLSGPGRLHDLFVTHEAMSPGEWKTGGGGMTLRFGFHPSPFGTAIVIATDRGLAGLAFADPGDEQTAFADMKRRWPNATFVEDTDGTTALAQRVFDTRLWRADQPLRVVLIGTDFEVRVWETLLKVPMGRAVSYSDIASKISNPKASRAVGAAVGRNPVSFVVPCHRALGKSGALTGYHWGITRKQAMLGWEAGQVGLH, encoded by the coding sequence ATGATGACACTCGCCATACACGACCAGCGCCTGGCCAAGCCGGGCTTCCACCAGAGCGCCGCGCTGCGCGACTATGACTCGGTACGGCGCGCCATCGCGTTCATCTCGGAGCACTGGCGCGCGCAGCCGACCATCGAAGCGATGGCCGATGCCGCCGCCGTGACGCCGGATGAACTGCACCATCTGTTCCGCCGCTGGGCCGGGTTGACGCCGAAGGCCTTCATGCAGGCTTTGACGCTGGACCACGCCAAGAACCTGCTGCGCGATTCCGCCAGCGTGCTCGACGCCGCACTCGACTCAGGTCTCTCGGGACCGGGACGGTTGCACGATCTGTTCGTCACCCATGAGGCGATGTCTCCCGGCGAATGGAAGACCGGCGGCGGCGGCATGACGCTGCGCTTCGGCTTCCACCCCTCGCCGTTCGGCACCGCGATCGTGATCGCAACCGACCGCGGGCTCGCGGGGCTTGCCTTCGCCGACCCCGGCGACGAGCAGACCGCGTTTGCCGACATGAAGCGCCGCTGGCCGAACGCGACCTTTGTCGAGGACACCGACGGCACCACCGCACTGGCGCAGCGCGTGTTCGATACACGGCTGTGGCGGGCGGACCAGCCGCTGCGCGTCGTGCTGATCGGCACCGACTTCGAGGTGCGGGTGTGGGAAACGCTGCTCAAGGTCCCGATGGGCCGCGCCGTAAGCTATTCCGACATCGCCAGCAAGATCAGCAACCCGAAGGCCTCGCGCGCCGTCGGCGCCGCGGTTGGCCGCAATCCGGTGTCGTTCGTGGTGCCCTGCCATCGCGCACTCGGCAAGAGCGGTGCGCTGACCGGCTATCACTGGGGCATCACCCGCAAGCAGGCGATGCTGGGCTGGGAAGCCGGCCAGGTGGGATTGCACTAA
- a CDS encoding 2,3-bisphosphoglycerate-dependent phosphoglycerate mutase has product MSDRLLVLVRHGQSEWNLKNLFTGWKDPDLTEQGIAEAKDAGRKLKAQGLSFDVAFTSDLTRAQHTLKLMLEQIGQTGLPTTRNLALNERDYGDLSGLNKDDARKKWGEDQVLVWRRSYDVPPPGGESLKDTLARTLPYYVQEILPGVLRGQRTLIAAHGNSLRALIMVLEKLSPEQILKRELATGAPVVYRLNADSTVASKVDLAA; this is encoded by the coding sequence ATGAGTGATCGTCTTCTTGTGCTCGTTCGTCACGGTCAGAGCGAATGGAATCTGAAGAACCTGTTCACCGGGTGGAAGGATCCCGATCTCACCGAGCAGGGCATCGCCGAAGCCAAGGACGCCGGCCGCAAGCTGAAGGCGCAGGGCCTGTCGTTCGACGTCGCCTTTACGTCAGACCTGACGCGCGCGCAGCACACGCTGAAGCTGATGCTGGAGCAGATCGGCCAGACCGGGTTGCCGACCACGAGGAATCTGGCGCTCAATGAGCGCGACTACGGCGATCTCTCGGGCCTCAACAAGGACGACGCCCGCAAGAAGTGGGGCGAGGACCAGGTCCTGGTCTGGCGCCGCTCCTACGACGTGCCGCCGCCCGGCGGCGAGAGCCTCAAGGATACGCTGGCGCGCACGCTGCCCTATTACGTGCAGGAGATCCTCCCCGGCGTGCTGCGCGGCCAGCGCACGCTGATCGCCGCCCACGGCAATTCGCTGCGCGCGTTGATCATGGTGCTGGAGAAGCTTTCGCCGGAGCAGATCCTCAAACGCGAACTCGCAACCGGCGCGCCGGTGGTCTATCGGCTCAACGCCGATTCCACCGTTGCGTCCAAGGTCGATCTCGCGGCTTAA